The genomic region GGGCTTACGCAGGAGGAGCGCAGGCTGATCCGCGACCACCCCAACAGGGGGGTCGAGATGCTTCCGCCGAAGCTCGACGCCGTCGCCAAGATGGTGGTCCGGACGCACCATGAGAACATGGATGGGAGCGGATATCCTCAGGGCGTTCCGGTCGAGAGCCTGCACGTGTTTTCCCGCGTGATTCGGGCCGCGGACGCGCTGGACGCGGCGACGAGCCGGCACATTTACAAGAAGGCCAGAAGCGCCGCCCGCGTGCTCTGGGAAATGTCGAGCGGGCCATTCAAGGAGCATTATGACCCCCCGATCGTGAAGATCCTGATGGCTTTGGTGCAGCCGTTTCCGATCGGGGCGAAGGTCAAGCTGAATTGCGAGCGGTACGGGGTCGTGGTGCGCCACAACCGCAAGCACCCTTTCCGTCCGACGATCATCATCGCGTTCGACGAACTCGGCCGTAAGCTGAAGAAGCGGGACCTCGCTCCTCCGATCGACCTTTCCAAGACGAACGAGGTGCAGATCGTCGAGTTCGAGGGGGACGACCTGACCTGCCTGAGCGACGGGGCCGATGGCAGCGTCTGGGGCGTTCCCGAAATCACGCGGGACGAAAAGGAGGACCTTTTCGCGTACTGCTACCCGTAGGGTGATTCGTGACGGTCAATGGGGAGCGCTTGAGGTGGCCGGCACAAGGACGCGCACGGAGGGCTGCGTCAAGGCGATCTCATCGGCAAGGCGATCGAAGCCGTCGGCCTCGGTCTGTTCAAAGAGCCGCCTGCCCCGGGTCGGGTCGCGAGCGACCACGAACTCGCCAACGATGATCGACATCGGCGCGCGGTACAAGGGCGGGCCCCAGCCGCCCAGGACCGTGAACTGCTGTTGTCGCACAAGAAGATGGA from Phycisphaerae bacterium harbors:
- a CDS encoding HD domain-containing phosphohydrolase: MPILVHVDELQPGMRLKRAILRDKQVMLSCNTPLEDWQINSLRRRFPDLTVQICDPILDELVEFQDDSHDHEVSATVNRQIGKLMHRVREILSSKTALEGSDISGLQRSVAEVMQYIMDNPAAAAVLTRFGTAGDYLQGHVGNVFYVSLLVGNTIRDYIFRERQRTVRIETACVRYSMNLTPLALGCLFHDVGMLPIEHLYEKKGGLTQEERRLIRDHPNRGVEMLPPKLDAVAKMVVRTHHENMDGSGYPQGVPVESLHVFSRVIRAADALDAATSRHIYKKARSAARVLWEMSSGPFKEHYDPPIVKILMALVQPFPIGAKVKLNCERYGVVVRHNRKHPFRPTIIIAFDELGRKLKKRDLAPPIDLSKTNEVQIVEFEGDDLTCLSDGADGSVWGVPEITRDEKEDLFAYCYP